The following proteins come from a genomic window of Vidua chalybeata isolate OUT-0048 chromosome 2, bVidCha1 merged haplotype, whole genome shotgun sequence:
- the PSMG1 gene encoding proteasome assembly chaperone 1: protein MATFFGEVVVAPSRAGLDEEEEAREETPEDREIRREIEKKREIQVLWTCAEQPLVCSKFVVAIGRNAAAFLSSFILDSVCWEVVGAVKLWNEWCRTSSTTNVLPTDSFCLFYRLISDPTVLLCQCSCYVAEDQQFQWLEKVFGSMQKKDLQVTILSTCPVADYKTQESTLTLVSPFLKALKTKEFQEQVCCSLLEQPNIVRDLPAAVLSYCQVWQIPAVLYQCYTDVIKLDTVTIEAFKPLLSSKLLKSLAKDASESTKILKKFLTTSETHNNIYI, encoded by the exons ATGGCGACCTTCTTcggggaggtggtggtggcACCGTCCCGGGCCGGCCtggacgaggaggaggaggcgcggGAGGAGACGCCCGAGGACCGGGAGATACGCAGGGAGATCGAGAAGAAAAG GGAGATCCAAGTCCTGTGGACCTGTGCCGAGCAGCCCTTGGTGTGCTCCAAGTTCGTCGTGGCCATCGGCAGGAACGCTGCGG CTTTCCTGTCATCTTTTATCCTGGATTCTGTGTGCTGGGAAGTGGTTGGAGCTGTGAAGCTGTGGAATGAGTGGTGCAGAACATCCAGCACCACAAATGTCCTCCCCACAGACTCTTTCTGTTTGTTCTACAGATTGATTTCAGATCCTACA gttttattgTGCCAGTGTAGTTGCTACGTGGCTGAGGATCAACAGTTCCAGTGGCTTGAGAAG gttTTTGGCTCCATGCAGAAGAAAGACTTGCAAGTAACCATCCTTTCCACATGTCCTGTAGCTGATTATAAAACTCAGGAATCCACTCTGACACTTGTATCTCCATTCCTGAAAGCCTTGAAGACCAAAGAATTCCAGGAGCAGGTCTGCTGCTcgctgctggagcagcccaacATTGTGAGggaccttcctgctgctg ttctgagTTACTGCCAGGTGTGGCAGATCCCTGCAGTGCTGTACCAGTGTTACACTGATGTCATCAAGCTGGACACCGTTACCATTGAAGCCTTCAAGCCTCTGCTCTCTTCTAAACTCCTGAAGAGTTTAGCCAAG gaTGCCTCTGAAAGCACAAAGATTTTGAAGAAGTTCCTGACAACCAGTGAAACTCACAATAATATCTACATCTGA